In a single window of the Centropristis striata isolate RG_2023a ecotype Rhode Island chromosome 18, C.striata_1.0, whole genome shotgun sequence genome:
- the LOC131991453 gene encoding ubiquitin carboxyl-terminal hydrolase 37-like, whose amino-acid sequence MFLSNTSDTNLTDQSTKSNESAKKTCWLRRLFKCCKKRTRVSPCAAAPEHQKTFQRSYRKTPEETNEEIKQSSLPCQDIDVQSVTELEILDENLLSAKFPEPEVIEVLPEEQFNSSRPETPKETIKQQKLSSLSSKDQVEPFIAQQGDSCSVNGQPRKHKNQLLLPEIHDDCFLAEQAIIEALIQEEVKERVKNNPKSVVHFSDGDKRSSFGFPNIGMSCYMNSSLQSLLTLENFVRDISRQEEVWNSVPEARLLRSFMAIRDARASTDSKRRLMCSFKEVVSVQAPEFRDGQQKDAHEFLTTVLDQMRSLSPVLQDIAAFNNRRYTCPVENHLVFKLENTRTCKRCGVESKRQEVFTNLSLDLVPGGTVDDMLQEYLKEMELEYRCECGGKISGQRLAFETLPRVLILHLKRFRFTSNYQMVKVHDPVMLDRDLVVSSKLGGGCYSLVSSVSHLGTSGTSGHYICDGIHPDDCPDEPADHWLTYNDSEVTETTGAAVCEQRRKSAYILIYERQV is encoded by the exons ATGTTTCTCTCCAACACCAGTGACACCAACTTAACCGATCAATCTACAAAATCAAATGAGTCAGCCAAGAAGACCTGTTGGTTGCGTCGGCTGTTTAAATGTTGCAAG AAAAGAACACGAGTTTCTCCATGTGCTGCTGCCCCCGAACACCAGAAGACTTTTCAGAGGAG ctacagaaaaacaccagaagAGACAAACGAGGAGATAAAGCAGAGCTCCCTTCCTTGTCAGGACATAGACGTGCAGTCTGTCACAGAGCTGGAAATATTGGATGAGAACTTGTTGTCGGCGAAGTTTCCCGAACCGGAAGTCATAGAAGTGCTGCCTGAGGAACAATTTAACAG CAGCCGTCCTGAAACACCAAAAGAAACCATTAAGCAGCAGAAGTTGAGCTCGTTGTCATCAAAAGACCAGGTGGAGCCGTTCATCGCCCAGCAGGGAGATTCCTGCTCAGTCAATGGCCAGCCAAGAAAACACAAGAACCAGTTGCTGCTGCCAGAGATACATGACGACTGCTTCCTGGCAGAGCAAGCCATTATCGAGGCTCTGATCCAAGAAGAGGTCAAAGAAAGAGTTAAAAA CAACCCAAAAAGTGTTGTCCATTTCAGTGATGGTGATAAGAGAAGCAGCTTTGG gttTCCAAACATTGGGATGAGCTGCTATATGAATTCCAGCCTGCAGAGTCTCCTGACACTTGAGAACTTCGTCAGGGACATCAGCCGACAGGAGGAAGTTTGGAATTCAGTCCCTGAGGCTCGACTATTAAG AAGCTTCATGGCAATCAGAGATGCCCGCGCCTCCACTGACAGCAAAAGACGCCTCATGTGCTCTTTTAAGGAGGTAGTCTCAGTCCAGGCACCTGAGTTTAGAGACGGTCAGCAAAAA GATGCTCATGAATTCTTGACCACGGTCCTGGACCAGATGAGGAGTCTGTCCCCTGTGCTGCAGGACATTGCAGCCTTCAACAATAGAAGATACACCTGCCCTGTAGAAAATCACCTGGTGTTCAAGCTGGAAAACACCAGGACATGCAAGAG GTGCGGGGTCGAGTCAAAAagacaggaggtgttcactaaCCTTTCCCTGGATCTGGTTCCTGGAGGAACTGTGGACGACATGCTCCAGGAGTACCTGAAG GAGATGGAGCTTGAGTACAGATGTGAATGTGGAGGGAAAATATCTGGACAGAGGTTGGCCTTTGAGACCCTGCCAAG AGTGCTCATCTTGCACCTGAAGCGCTTCCGCTTCACCTCAAACTACCAGATGGTGAAGGTGCATGACCCCGTCATGCTGGACAGGGACCTGGTGGTGTCCTCCAAACTG GGTGGTGGCTGCTACAGTCTGGTCAGTTCAGTCAGCCATCTCGGCACCAGTGGAACATCAG GACACTACATCTGTGATGGCATCCACCCAGACGACTGTCCGGATGAGCCAGCTGACCACTGGCTGACTTACAATGACTCAGAGGTCACTGAAACAACAGGCGCAGCCGTGTGTGAGCAGCGTCGGAAATCTGCCTACATCCTTATCTACGAGAGACAG GTGTAG